A single region of the Devosia sp. FJ2-5-3 genome encodes:
- a CDS encoding HIT family protein — protein sequence MSYDPSNIFAKILNGDLPCHKVYEDDTALVMMDIFPQSRGHTLVIPKAPSRNLIDADPATLSSVMPLVQRVAKAVKAATNAEGIQLAQFNEAPAGQTVFHLHFHLIPAYEGQALAPHGGGKADDGELASLAKDIAANL from the coding sequence ATGAGCTACGATCCATCCAATATCTTCGCCAAGATCCTCAATGGCGACCTGCCCTGTCACAAGGTCTACGAGGACGACACGGCTCTCGTGATGATGGACATTTTTCCGCAGTCGCGTGGCCACACACTCGTCATCCCCAAGGCACCCTCGCGCAACCTCATCGATGCAGACCCGGCAACGCTGTCCTCGGTGATGCCGCTGGTCCAGCGTGTCGCCAAGGCCGTCAAGGCAGCCACCAATGCCGAGGGCATCCAGCTGGCCCAGTTCAACGAAGCTCCAGCCGGCCAGACCGTCTTTCATCTGCACTTCCATTTGATTCCCGCCTATGAGGGCCAGGCCCTCGCCCCCCATGGTGGCGGCAAGGCAGACGACGGCGAGCTGGCATCGCTGGCCAAAGACATAGCGGCAAACCTCT